The following are encoded together in the Streptomyces sp. NBC_01465 genome:
- a CDS encoding PA14 domain-containing protein, producing MRIRSKLALLLAAALGVAGLSAVPAASAADEPVAVHGLKGEYYTQSAPGAFDFAQLKATGFDPSIDFQSLESRLTSATGQADDASIRWTGRIVPEKSGLTTFSMVGDNGFRLWIDGQPVIDHWVDDWDKEQTSQPVELTAGKAYDIKVEYFEHFGGSNLHLRWTEPGGTKVPVPQSAFLLPDGYDYDGAIASTVQADGRTLKLDFAQKLAAIPADLASHLNAVIGGATWPLGAIKADPKDLRSLTVALKEPVVGNKAGNANGLADIRYDGNGGLTGESGKAVGAFWSSGPNHSRYELKTKWADEVGPKNALPEYPRPQLTRDNWQNLNGSWQFAAATAGEQPPVGKQLAEKILVPYPVESQLSGIERHEDRMWYRRTFTVPQGWKVGDGKRLQLNFGAVDWQSEVYVNGTKVAEHKGGYDKFSADITDALKPGRTQELIVGVYDPTDAANGENPPMGKQRLDPSGIWYTPSSGIWQTVWMEPVASDHASDLKLTPDVPGKKLAVEVRGVRDGVPVTATAYDGKRKVSTVTGRTGSALSLPVPNPHLWSPDDPHLYQLKVTVGSDRVGSYFGMRSVSVEKVNGTPRTLLNGKPTFLMATLDQGFWPDGLHTAPTDEALAYDLKMHKAMGFNSVRKHIKVEPDRWFYWADKLGLMVWQDMPAMAAGVNPSPAARTEYEHEMKQMIDQHSSHPSVVMWVTFNEGWGQYDEARIADQAKAWDPTRLVNSMSGLNLGADGGTGDIADEHGYPSPAIHQADGKRALVSGEYGGLGLAVPGHAWAVQQSYVDVDPSAYTDDYLARLAEVRALVCKGDNGAVYTQISDVEGELNGLMTYDRKIVKPDVQRLKAAQTALIRDASQASPAGCPAA from the coding sequence GTGCGCATCAGAAGCAAACTGGCCCTACTCCTCGCTGCCGCCCTCGGCGTCGCCGGGCTGTCCGCGGTACCCGCCGCGTCGGCCGCCGACGAACCCGTCGCCGTGCACGGGCTGAAGGGCGAGTACTACACCCAATCCGCCCCCGGTGCCTTCGACTTCGCCCAGCTCAAGGCCACCGGCTTCGACCCGTCCATCGACTTCCAGTCCCTCGAGTCCCGGCTCACCTCGGCCACCGGGCAGGCCGACGACGCGAGCATCCGCTGGACCGGAAGAATCGTCCCCGAGAAGTCCGGCCTGACAACGTTTTCCATGGTCGGTGACAACGGTTTCCGTCTCTGGATCGACGGACAGCCGGTCATCGACCACTGGGTCGACGACTGGGACAAGGAACAGACCTCCCAGCCCGTCGAGCTGACCGCCGGCAAGGCCTACGACATCAAGGTCGAGTACTTCGAGCACTTCGGAGGCTCCAACCTCCATCTGAGGTGGACCGAGCCCGGCGGCACCAAGGTTCCCGTGCCCCAGTCCGCCTTCCTGCTGCCCGACGGCTACGACTACGACGGAGCCATCGCCTCCACCGTCCAGGCCGACGGCCGTACGCTCAAGCTCGACTTCGCCCAGAAGCTCGCCGCGATCCCCGCAGATCTGGCGTCGCACCTGAACGCGGTCATCGGCGGCGCGACCTGGCCGCTGGGCGCGATCAAGGCCGACCCCAAGGACCTCCGCAGCCTCACCGTCGCGCTCAAGGAGCCGGTCGTCGGCAACAAGGCCGGCAACGCCAACGGTCTCGCCGACATCCGCTACGACGGCAACGGCGGCCTGACCGGCGAGAGCGGCAAGGCGGTCGGAGCCTTCTGGTCCAGCGGGCCCAACCACTCCCGCTACGAGCTGAAGACCAAGTGGGCCGACGAGGTCGGTCCGAAGAACGCCCTGCCCGAGTACCCGCGACCCCAGCTCACCCGCGACAACTGGCAGAACCTCAACGGCTCCTGGCAGTTCGCGGCCGCCACGGCGGGGGAGCAGCCTCCGGTCGGCAAGCAGCTCGCCGAGAAGATCCTCGTCCCGTACCCCGTGGAGTCCCAGCTCTCCGGCATCGAACGGCACGAGGACCGCATGTGGTACCGCAGGACCTTCACCGTCCCCCAGGGCTGGAAGGTCGGCGACGGCAAGCGCCTCCAGCTCAACTTCGGCGCGGTCGACTGGCAGTCCGAGGTGTACGTCAACGGCACCAAGGTGGCCGAACACAAGGGCGGCTACGACAAGTTCAGCGCCGACATCACCGACGCGCTCAAGCCGGGCCGCACCCAGGAGCTGATTGTCGGCGTCTATGACCCGACCGACGCGGCCAACGGCGAGAACCCGCCGATGGGCAAGCAGCGCCTCGACCCCAGCGGCATCTGGTACACACCGAGTTCGGGCATCTGGCAGACCGTCTGGATGGAGCCGGTCGCCTCCGACCACGCCTCCGACCTCAAGCTCACCCCTGACGTCCCGGGCAAGAAGCTCGCCGTCGAGGTGCGCGGAGTGCGCGACGGTGTCCCGGTCACGGCGACCGCGTACGACGGCAAGCGCAAGGTCTCCACGGTCACCGGACGCACCGGTAGTGCGCTGAGCCTGCCCGTGCCGAACCCGCATCTGTGGTCACCCGACGATCCGCACCTCTACCAGCTGAAGGTCACCGTCGGATCCGACCGGGTGGGCAGCTACTTCGGGATGCGGTCTGTCTCCGTCGAGAAGGTCAACGGCACGCCGCGCACTCTGCTCAACGGCAAGCCGACCTTCCTGATGGCCACCCTCGACCAGGGGTTCTGGCCGGACGGTCTCCACACGGCGCCGACCGACGAGGCGCTCGCGTACGACCTGAAGATGCACAAGGCCATGGGCTTCAACTCGGTGCGCAAGCACATCAAGGTCGAGCCCGACCGCTGGTTCTACTGGGCGGACAAGCTGGGTCTGATGGTCTGGCAGGACATGCCTGCCATGGCCGCCGGGGTCAACCCTTCGCCGGCTGCCCGTACCGAGTACGAGCACGAGATGAAGCAGATGATCGACCAGCACTCCAGCCACCCGTCGGTGGTCATGTGGGTGACCTTCAACGAGGGCTGGGGGCAGTACGACGAGGCCCGCATCGCCGACCAGGCCAAGGCGTGGGACCCGACCCGGCTGGTCAACAGCATGTCGGGCCTCAACCTGGGGGCCGACGGCGGCACCGGTGACATCGCCGACGAACACGGCTATCCCAGCCCGGCGATCCATCAGGCGGACGGCAAGCGGGCCCTGGTCAGCGGTGAGTACGGCGGTCTCGGACTCGCGGTGCCCGGACACGCCTGGGCCGTGCAGCAGAGTTACGTCGACGTCGATCCCTCGGCGTACACCGACGACTACCTCGCCCGGCTCGCCGAGGTCCGCGCCCTGGTCTGCAAGGGCGACAACGGCGCCGTCTACACCCAGATCTCCGATGTGGAGGGCGAGTTGAACGGGCTGATGACCTACGACAGGAAGATCGTCAAGCCCGATGTCCAGCGTCTGAAGGCGGCCCAGACCGCCCTGATCCGTGACGCGTCGCAGGCGTCCCCGGCGGGGTGCCCGGCGGCCTGA